One window of Phycisphaeraceae bacterium genomic DNA carries:
- a CDS encoding enoyl-CoA hydratase/isomerase family protein, with translation MMTSATSDGIAVLSLARPERRNALTPDMLDQLADMALSLGNTAQVLLLTGQGPCFCAGFDLDLCRDDAASDVLRSLLTGLSRAIQSLRDQPSPVVMAVHGAAIAGGCALLGGADIVIAERETKLGYPVTRLGISPAVSSPFMAAQLPPGTIRSMQLDPGLIPASTTHTSGLLSELVDGDAATIERGMAVARTLVSKPQEALRSTRRLMQSLSESAPETARLGLAASLGLIGGPEQLEMLPRAWKPKAP, from the coding sequence ATGATGACGTCGGCAACATCCGACGGAATCGCCGTCCTATCGCTCGCACGACCCGAGCGACGCAACGCCCTCACCCCGGACATGCTCGATCAACTCGCCGACATGGCTCTCTCGCTCGGCAACACCGCGCAAGTATTGCTCCTGACCGGCCAAGGCCCCTGCTTCTGCGCTGGCTTCGATCTCGATCTCTGCCGAGACGATGCTGCATCAGACGTGCTTCGCTCGCTCCTGACCGGACTCTCCCGGGCGATCCAGTCCCTGCGCGACCAGCCCAGCCCCGTCGTGATGGCGGTACACGGAGCCGCCATCGCCGGGGGATGCGCCCTCCTCGGCGGAGCCGACATCGTCATCGCCGAGCGTGAAACAAAGCTCGGTTACCCCGTCACCCGGCTCGGCATCTCCCCAGCCGTCAGTTCCCCGTTCATGGCCGCGCAACTCCCTCCCGGGACAATCAGATCCATGCAACTCGACCCCGGACTCATCCCGGCATCCACCACCCACACCTCTGGACTCCTCTCTGAACTCGTGGATGGGGACGCCGCGACAATCGAACGAGGCATGGCAGTGGCGAGAACGCTCGTCTCCAAACCCCAAGAGGCACTCCGCTCGACCCGCAGACTCATGCAGTCGCTCTCTGAATCCGCTCCAGAGACCGCACGGCTCGGGCTCGCGGCTTCACTCGGGCTTATCGGCGGCCCCGAGCAGCTCGAAATGCTCCCAAGGGCATGGAAACCCAAGGCCCCCTGA
- a CDS encoding hydroxymethylglutaryl-CoA lyase produces MHDLVRITDVSPRDGLQNEPRTVPTRLKVELVRSLCEARVDEIEISSFVSPKWVPQLADASEVFASLRNQKPDGISFSALVPNEKGLQAALAVNQNAGERLIDKISIFTAASETFSAKNTNATIAQTIERFKPVIDRAKEAGIRVRGYVSCIIACPFEGPIPPERVTEVSARLLDIGIDELDLGDTIGAATPDRLRDLLLTVRDRLGDRLDITGEQKHHTPIPTIIHLHDTNGLAASCVPVALDLGVRWFDGSAGGLGGCPYASTPGKRAPGNISTLSLVEAIERHGLRTRVNKDRLAAASTLARRLLDSEDPTPGPQP; encoded by the coding sequence ATGCACGATCTCGTACGAATCACCGACGTCTCGCCTCGCGATGGGCTCCAGAACGAGCCAAGGACTGTCCCCACCAGACTCAAGGTCGAACTCGTCCGCTCGCTCTGCGAGGCCCGCGTGGACGAGATCGAGATCTCGAGTTTCGTCTCGCCGAAGTGGGTCCCCCAGCTCGCCGACGCCTCCGAGGTCTTCGCCTCCCTCCGCAACCAGAAACCAGATGGCATCTCGTTCTCCGCACTCGTGCCGAACGAGAAGGGGCTCCAGGCAGCACTCGCAGTCAATCAGAACGCCGGCGAACGCCTCATCGACAAGATCTCAATCTTCACCGCCGCGTCCGAGACCTTCTCGGCAAAGAACACGAACGCGACGATCGCCCAGACGATCGAACGCTTCAAGCCCGTCATCGATCGCGCCAAGGAAGCAGGCATCCGAGTGCGTGGCTACGTCTCATGCATCATCGCATGCCCCTTCGAAGGACCGATCCCTCCCGAACGCGTCACAGAAGTCTCCGCTCGCCTTCTCGACATCGGCATCGACGAACTCGACCTCGGCGACACGATCGGAGCAGCCACCCCAGACCGCCTCCGAGACCTCCTCCTCACCGTTCGCGATCGACTCGGAGATCGCCTCGATATCACCGGCGAACAGAAACATCACACGCCGATCCCCACCATCATCCACCTGCACGACACCAACGGGCTCGCCGCGTCATGCGTCCCAGTCGCCCTCGACCTCGGAGTTCGCTGGTTCGACGGGTCCGCCGGAGGACTCGGCGGCTGCCCATACGCCTCGACTCCCGGCAAGAGAGCCCCCGGCAACATCTCCACACTCTCGCTCGTCGAAGCCATCGAACGCCACGGCCTGCGGACCCGAGTCAACAAAGACCGACTCGCCGCAGCATCCACTCTTGCTCGCCGATTGCTCGACTCCGAAGATCCCACCCCGGGGCCGCAACCATGA
- a CDS encoding fumarylacetoacetate hydrolase family protein, with protein sequence METQGVRIPIVRMSDGVAFQVPGSGLLPLRHIIGIGRNYAEHAKEQAADVPDRPMVFTKNIMAACLNGDEIVVPKICQDRDQVDWEAELAVVIGRAARDVSVERAMSHVLGYCCANDVSARWWQKEGSGGQFCRGKSFDTFCPLGPFVVPAASVSDPQGLAVRCRVNGELMQDGHTRDMIFSVSRLVSDLSQGTTLLPGTVILTGTPSGVGMARKPPVWLRDGDSVEVEIDGIGLLRNRVVFER encoded by the coding sequence ATGGAGACACAGGGCGTGCGTATTCCGATCGTCAGGATGTCAGATGGCGTCGCGTTCCAGGTGCCGGGTTCTGGTCTCCTGCCCCTTCGGCACATCATCGGTATCGGACGGAACTACGCGGAGCACGCGAAGGAGCAGGCGGCGGATGTGCCCGATCGGCCGATGGTGTTCACGAAGAACATCATGGCGGCGTGCCTGAACGGGGATGAGATCGTGGTGCCGAAGATCTGCCAGGATCGGGATCAGGTTGACTGGGAGGCGGAGCTTGCGGTTGTGATCGGTCGAGCGGCGCGAGACGTGTCGGTCGAGCGGGCGATGTCTCATGTGCTGGGGTATTGCTGTGCGAACGATGTCTCGGCGCGTTGGTGGCAGAAGGAGGGGTCGGGCGGGCAGTTCTGCCGCGGGAAGTCGTTCGACACTTTTTGCCCGTTGGGTCCGTTTGTCGTGCCGGCGGCGTCGGTGTCTGATCCGCAGGGCCTGGCGGTTCGCTGCCGCGTGAATGGGGAGTTGATGCAGGACGGGCACACGCGTGACATGATTTTCAGCGTGTCTCGGCTTGTGTCGGATCTGTCGCAGGGGACGACGCTGTTGCCTGGGACGGTGATCCTGACGGGCACGCCGAGCGGGGTCGGGATGGCGAGGAAGCCGCCTGTGTGGTTGCGAGACGGGGACAGCGTTGAGGTTGAGATCGATGGGATCGGGTTGCTGCGGAATCGCGTCGTGTTTGAGCGGTGA
- a CDS encoding cobalamin-dependent protein (Presence of a B(12) (cobalamin)-binding domain implies dependence on cobalamin itself, in one of its several forms, or in some unusual lineages, dependence on a cobalamin-like analog.) has translation MPSTINHATSEFEKRDRCAGMPHRPRVLLGKMGLDGHDRGVKVIARALRDSGVHVIYSGLWQTPRSLAISARDEDCDVIAASMMSNSHLALGPRLVESLRDLGRGDIPVYMGGILPQEDITRLLELGVQKCFTTGTGLEQIVEAVKGAVRPLAAKVESGHGTAQLARDISLVHAGLGVGAERVKRRPRRVVGVTGSPGAGKSTLVAQLVGEYSRRAKQDPTLGRCAVVAFDPMSPITSGALLGDRLRVDFNAVDETVYYRSLAISGEDYHALDEIVGLIGGAYEGERSYEMLFVETVGAGQNETRIRKHVDRTAVVLTPGMGDAVQMDKAGILEIADVFVCNKADHPGENELMRDLRDVAGRRSVIETIATQGKGVSELLDALMA, from the coding sequence ATGCCGAGCACGATCAACCATGCGACGAGCGAGTTTGAGAAGCGTGACCGCTGTGCGGGTATGCCGCATCGGCCGCGTGTGCTGCTGGGGAAGATGGGTCTTGACGGTCATGATCGCGGTGTGAAGGTGATCGCGAGAGCGCTGAGAGACTCGGGCGTTCATGTGATCTATTCGGGGCTGTGGCAGACGCCTCGCTCGCTGGCGATATCCGCGCGTGACGAGGATTGCGATGTGATCGCTGCATCGATGATGTCGAACTCACACCTCGCGCTCGGGCCTCGGCTTGTGGAGTCGTTGCGGGATCTGGGTCGTGGGGACATCCCCGTGTATATGGGTGGGATTCTGCCTCAGGAAGACATTACTCGTCTTTTGGAGTTGGGCGTGCAGAAGTGCTTCACGACGGGGACGGGGCTTGAGCAGATCGTTGAGGCGGTCAAGGGCGCGGTGCGTCCGTTGGCGGCGAAGGTGGAGAGCGGTCACGGGACGGCGCAGCTGGCGAGGGATATCTCGCTTGTGCACGCCGGGCTTGGTGTCGGGGCGGAGCGGGTGAAGCGTCGGCCTCGGCGCGTGGTGGGGGTGACGGGCTCGCCGGGAGCGGGGAAGTCGACGTTGGTTGCGCAGTTGGTCGGGGAGTACAGCCGGCGTGCGAAGCAGGATCCGACGCTCGGTCGGTGCGCTGTCGTGGCGTTTGACCCGATGAGTCCGATTACATCGGGCGCGCTGCTCGGGGATCGGCTGCGGGTGGATTTCAACGCGGTCGATGAGACTGTGTATTACCGTTCGCTTGCGATCAGCGGTGAGGATTATCACGCGCTGGATGAGATCGTGGGGTTGATCGGCGGGGCGTATGAGGGCGAGCGGTCGTATGAGATGCTGTTCGTCGAGACTGTCGGTGCCGGTCAGAATGAGACGCGGATCCGCAAGCACGTGGATCGCACGGCGGTGGTGCTCACGCCGGGGATGGGGGACGCGGTGCAGATGGATAAAGCGGGGATACTGGAGATCGCCGACGTGTTCGTGTGCAACAAGGCGGATCATCCCGGAGAGAACGAGTTGATGAGGGACCTTCGGGATGTTGCGGGTCGGCGGTCGGTGATCGAAACCATCGCGACGCAGGGCAAGGGTGTGTCGGAACTGCTCGATGCCCTGATGGCTTGA
- a CDS encoding serine/threonine-protein phosphatase: MQCLEVWGGNEPTDRTVSMAGLDAVVLSIPHGASTAGGDIHYLSSCATGRIARVLLADVSGHGESVASIAQSLRDLMRRHINVVDPMRMVRGLNRAFTDSDAGGSFATAVAATYWAPTRSLVISNAGHPRPLVYRAATKEWGRISIDDSAAGEDLGGGDDLPFGIDAEGSYSQVRVKLGAGDVVLFYTDALIEAAASDGRMLGESGLLELVRSVHATDGSQLVRRVVDGVAAYRGGLPAMDDTTIMAISPNDIESRASFRMIASGLVSAGAARLRAGVRAMPSFGRMRHSGNAAVD; encoded by the coding sequence ATGCAATGCCTCGAGGTGTGGGGGGGGAACGAGCCCACGGATCGAACGGTTTCGATGGCCGGGCTGGATGCGGTCGTGCTCTCAATTCCACATGGTGCGAGCACTGCCGGGGGCGATATCCACTATCTGTCGAGTTGCGCGACCGGTCGGATCGCGCGTGTGCTTCTTGCGGATGTGAGCGGTCATGGGGAGTCTGTGGCCTCGATTGCGCAGTCTCTGAGAGATCTGATGCGCCGGCATATCAATGTTGTGGATCCGATGCGGATGGTGCGGGGGCTCAACCGTGCGTTCACGGATTCGGACGCGGGTGGTTCGTTCGCGACGGCGGTCGCTGCGACGTATTGGGCTCCTACGCGATCGTTGGTGATCTCGAACGCGGGGCATCCGAGGCCCTTGGTGTATCGGGCCGCGACGAAGGAGTGGGGGAGGATCAGCATCGACGATTCGGCGGCAGGAGAGGATTTGGGGGGTGGCGATGATCTGCCGTTCGGCATCGATGCGGAGGGGTCGTACTCGCAGGTGCGAGTGAAGCTGGGGGCTGGCGATGTGGTGCTGTTCTATACGGATGCTCTGATCGAGGCCGCGGCGTCGGATGGGCGGATGCTCGGAGAGTCGGGACTGCTCGAACTTGTGCGGTCGGTCCACGCTACGGATGGGTCGCAGCTGGTGCGGCGGGTGGTTGATGGCGTTGCGGCGTATCGCGGCGGGCTGCCGGCGATGGACGACACGACGATCATGGCGATCTCGCCGAACGACATCGAGAGCCGGGCGAGCTTTCGGATGATTGCGAGTGGGCTGGTGAGCGCCGGGGCGGCGCGACTGCGTGCGGGTGTGCGTGCGATGCCTTCGTTCGGAAGGATGAGGCATTCGGGCAACGCGGCCGTGGATTGA